A portion of the Calliphora vicina chromosome 5, idCalVici1.1, whole genome shotgun sequence genome contains these proteins:
- the Sec31 gene encoding protein transport protein Sec31A, which translates to MKIKELQKTVNIAWSPLPQHPIYLAAGTAAQQFDSNANSNLEIYSTNFSDPSYDLELKASVPSQYRFQKLIWSPTGYGAAHGNGLIVGGCEGGHVMIYSPAKMLANEDGLIARQDKHTGPVSGLDFNPFQTNLLASCASESEIFIWDLNNTTTHMNPGTKTQPFEDVKNVAWNRQVQHILASVFSSRCVIWDLRKSEPIIKLSDTQSRVRWHAIQWHPEVATQVWLASEDDQAPVVQLWDLRYATAPAKTMQIHQRGMLGMSWCPRDIDLMVSCGKDNRIFCWNPNTQAPEGEILSEVATTASWYSDVQWCPRNPALIASSSLDGNVSIYSLFGGVQQQVQTANKIADSFPGMDQFAQAPMPQQTAPVVYHDLKYAPKWIKKPCGVTFGFGGKLVSFNNKSKTINISQVTTEPILVEKAKALEKSLSEANFIEYCRQKADETTDQNGRYLWYFIKANFERNPKEEILNLLGFNKEDIDSKFSKYVPEEETTQQSQDVDQLNNRMAQLTHQQFDNNTVFDGIAAAQKDLNSSEELQKPLPQFKIPNGEHADSLITEAILTGNLEAAVHLCLNSKRTAEAFIIASTAGIEFLTKIQNNYLQEQQNELSNVISALITRDWMDFVTRCTIDSWKEALVAALKHSERKVVDICEKLGDRLLKESTASSNIEYTRNAMLCYICAGNIDKLVLAWYQMKQLEHQNTNYKLNTEELQELAEIVMLMNKSLEEQGIAVELNSKVADFIKEYGGLLVAQGAFTAALSYIMEIKASASHPDLDDLKQRIYSIVQPAQPKPVQVPSQQQTMPQQGMYQRQQQPRGSFSQMSAGGNMGGYPGAAAPTAMQPPVSMTNPYGPPAANTWNSNPVNNPMTSPYATQPMPTATAAPSAPPTLFNPASAMPAAAKPPVNENLTQPPRPLSTASSQGGTSTGGGLPSRSKYVLDPSVAPSGPMGGYGNTYNPAPAPQQTVPTSFNTTPFNANSIAAPAPSIMQPSFNPTPFSNNSYMPGVAPIETAQAVVPPPPMQTIQRNPTPPPGWNDPPALKTNRQTKKVESKTSAAPITHPLFGVDPNQNQNGYMDPNAHYQQGGMPPPTSQTGVQQQANILNPSQPPMMSGGGGSYYNPQMQQNNNLPNQPMNFQTSAIPSQQQQHTQSWQNQSTQQGMMGYPDHSAQPQPQINPRQPEPPKEKPPLPEEYIYLQTVLEELKTNCLNAANDPRTKRKFVDVNKRMENLYDCLRDGRLNPATIDALNQIIQCIQIGDYGNALQVHTQIAFGSDFSQCAGFMPGLKVLIQSANELQVYLR; encoded by the exons ATGAAGATTAAGGAGTTGCAGAAGACGGTAAACATAGCCTGGTCACCATTGCCACAGCATCCCATTTATTTGGCAGCCGGTACTGCTGCTCAACAATTCGATTCAAATGCAAATTCTAATTTGGAAATATATTCGACCAATTTTAGTGATCCCAGCTATGATTTAGAATTGAAAGCCTCAGTGCCCAGCCAGTATAG atttcaaaaacttatttggagtccCACGGGCTATGGAGCCGCACATGGCAATGGTTTAATTGTGGGTGGCTGTGAGGGCGGCCATGTTATGATTTATTCCCCTGCCAAAATGTTGGCCAATGAAGATGGCCTCATTGCCCGCCAGGACAAACACACTGGTCCTGTTAGTGGTTTGGACTTTAATCCCTTCCAAACAAATCTCTTGGCTTCGTGTGCTTCCGAATCGGAGATTTTTATTTGGGATCTAAACAACACCACCACCCACATGAATCCCGGCACCAAAACTCAACCCTTTGAAGATGTTAAAAATGTGGCCTGGAATCGTCAGGTGCAACATATTTTGGCTTCCGTTTTCAGTTCACGTTGTGTGATATGGGATTTGCGTAAAAGTGAACCAATCATTAAATTATCTGATACACAGTCGAGAGTACGCTGGCATGCCATACAATGGCATCCTGAGGTGGCTACCCAGGTATGGCTAGCTTCAGAGGATGACCAGGCGCCGGTGGTGCAGTTGTGGGATTTGCGTTATGCCACCGCACCCGCCAAAACCATGCAAATACATCAACGCGGTATGTTGGGCATGTCTTGGTGTCCTCGCGATATTGATTTGATGGTTTCTTGCGGCAAAGATAATCGCATCTTCTGTTGGAATCCCAATACTCAAGCTCCGGAAGGTGAAATTCTATCTGAAGTAGCCACAACGGCCAGTTGGTATTCAGACGTGCAATGGTGTCCCAGAAATCCCGCTTTAATTGCCAGTTCCAGTTTGGATGGCAATGTTTCAATTTATTCGCTATTCGGAGGTGTTCAACAGCAAGTACAAACCGCCAATAAGATAGCTGACTCTTTTCCAGGCATGGATCAGTTTGCTCAGGCACCTATGCCCCAACAAACAGCTCCGGTGGTGTACCACGATTTGAAATATGCTCCTAAATGGATAAAGAAACCCTGCGGTGTAACATTTGGT tttggAGGCAAATTGGTGTCTTTTAACAATAAATCCAAAACCATTAATATTTCTCAAGTTACTACCGAGCCCATCTTGGTGGAAAAAGCTAAAGCTTTGGAAAAATCTCTAAGTGAGGCCAATTTTATAGAGTACTGTCGCCAAAAGGCCGATGAAACAACCGATCAAAATGGTCGCTATTTATGGTATTTCATTAAAGCCAATTTTGAACGTAATCCCAAAGAAGAAATTCTCAATTTATTGG gtTTCAACAAAGAAGATATTGACAGTAaattctcaaaatatgtacccGAAGAGGAAACAACTCAACAAAGCCAAGATGTGGATCAATTAAACAATCGTATGGCTCAACTAACACAT CAACAGTTTGACAATAATACTGTATTTGATGGTATTGCTGCTGCCCAAAAGGACTTGAATAGTAGTGAAGAGCTACAGAAACCTTTGCCACAATTCAAAATACCCAATGGAGAAC atGCCGACAGCCTTATTACCGAAGCCATACTTACCGGCAATTTGGAGGCCGCTGTACATTTATGTCTCAATTCCAAACGCACAGCCGAAGCCTTTATAATCGCTTCAACGGCTGGCATAGAATtcttaacgaaaattcaaaacaacTATTTGCAAGAACAACAAAACGAACTATCAAATGTTATTTCCGCTCTAATAACACGCGATTGGATGGATTTTGTTACACGTTGCACCATCGACTCCTGGAAAGAGGCTTTAGTAGCCGCTCTCAAACACAGTGAACGTAAAGTGGTCGATATCTGTGAAAAACTAGGTGATCGCCTGTTGAAAGAGTCTACCGCCTCGTCAAACATTGAGTACACACGCAATGCTATGCTGTGCTATATATGTGCTGGTAACATTGATAAATTGGTGTTGGCTTGGTATCAAATGAAGCAATTGGAACATCAAAATACCAATTATAAATTGAATACCGAAGAGTTGCAAGAGTTGGCGGAAATCGTGATGTTAATGAACAAATCACTGGAAGAGCAGGGTATAGCGGTTGAGTTGAACTCTAAAGTGGCTGATTTTATTAAGGAATATGGTGGTTTGTTGGTGGCCCAAGGAGCTTTCACTGCGGCTCTGTCTTATATCATGGAAATTAAAGCATCGGCTTCACATCCAGATTTGGATGATTTGAAACAAAGAATCTATAGTATTGTGCAACCGGCACAGCCTAAACCGGTGCAAGTGCCAAGCCAACAGCAAACTATGCCACAGCAAGGCATGTATCAACGTCAACAACAGCCCAGAGGTTCATTTTCGCAAATGTCAGCTGGAGGAAATATGGGTGGTTATCCGGGAGCAGCAGCACCAACTGCCATGCAGCCACCAGTCAGCATGACCAATCCTTATGGACCACCAGCTGCTAATACTTGGAATTCGAATCCAGTAAACAATCCCATGACTTCGCCCTATGCTACGCAACCCATGCCAACAGCTACTGCGGCTCCCTCTGCTCCACCCACCCTATTTAATCCAGCCTCGGCTATGCCAGCAGCCGCCAAGCCACCGGTTAATGAAAACTTAACACAGCCACCACGTCCACTCAGTACAGCCAGCTCTCAAGGCGGCACTTCAACTGGTGGTGGTTTACCTTCCAGATCCAAATATGTATTAGATCCTTCAGTAGCACCTAGCGGTCCCATGGGCGGCTATGGCAATACCTATAATCCAGCACCAGCTCCTCAACAAACTGTACCCACCTCCTTTAATACTACACCCTTTAATGCTAATTCCATAGCAGCTCCGGCACCTTCTATTATGCAGCCCTCATTTAATCCTACACCCTTCAGCAACAACTCCTACATGCCCGGTGTAGCACCCATTGAGACAGCTCAAGCTGTGGTGCCACCACCACCCATGCAAACCATACAACGTAATCCCACACCGCCACCAGGTTGGAATGATCCTCCAGCCCTAAAAACAAACAGACAG ACTAAAAAAGTTGAAAGTAAAACAAGTGCGGCCCCAATTACTCATCCCTTGTTTGGTGTTGATCCCAATCAAAATCAAAACGGTTATATGGATCCTAATGCTCATTATCAACAG GGAGGTATGCCACCGCCTACTTCACAAACTGGAGTTCAACAGcaagcaaatattttaaatcccaGCCAACCACCCATGATGAGTGGTGGCGGCGGTTCATATTATAATCCGCAAATGcagcaaaataataatttacccAATCAGCCAATGAATTTCCAAACATCAGCTATTCCctcacaacagcaacaacatacaCAATCTTGGCAAAATCAATCCACTCAGCAGGGCATGATGGGTTATCCCGATCACTCTGCCCAGCCACAACCGCAAATTAATCCTAGGCAACCAGAACCGCCTAAGGAGAAGCCACCACTACCCGAAGAATACATTTATTTGCAGACTGTACTCGAAGAGTTGAAGACAAATTGTTTGAATGCCGCAAATGATCCG CGCACTAAACGTAAATTTGTAGATGTCAATAAGCGTATGGAAAATCTCTATGACTGTTTAAGAGATGGCCGT CTTAATCCTGCTACAATTGATGCTTTAAATCAAATTATACAATGTATACAAATCGGTGACTATGGCAATGCCCTGCAGGTACACACACAAATCGCATTCGGTTCAGACTTTTCTCAATGTGCTGGTTTTATGCCGGGCCTCAAGGTGCTCATACAATCGGCCAATGAATTACAAGTGTATTTACGATAG
- the Opbp gene encoding zinc finger protein 90 homolog: protein MAEETVDLIEESNDEMESWLYYTQDNKTEDNSDINSLNDVDAEQQLIYIDSTDLVSNGNEQAFHYNDEENELINNAVDDQDIQDNGEVNEEEPLDNVDDLSKHNLILRETIDENGQLVEGYFCQQCNLAFNTIEDFLSYHPCMELLNEIPEQQEQQQQETVPSATPEDKLWDLVENLDEAEDDDNAFDEIIEIKPNIDSLNENEVASSTVELDKERYFCYDCQQVFTDLTTAENHDCINQLPNSEELTEPKSTLLVDNEVNNVYRCHLCDKDYTSLRSFNNHQRWHKKSEELLGHPKTLHDVAVVCDVCNTVFASEKNLKLHMKMHKKQTIKTIQEALPVGAQNEYNELNQFFCEICNKSFDQKLLVIHKNMHQNLEEYNCGKCNKQFENLPSYEIHMQMHVDNITNVKKFATVKKFNDFIITEDVPSTSAQGSSKDAGGKRKHACQYCGKEFSRPYEKVKHERVHTGEKPYECEVCGKTFRVSYSLTLHLRTHTDIRPYVCATCNKRFKQQSVYVHHLKTHVVERGYKCDVCGKSFRTSVQLSGHKNIHSKPYNCTECNRPFASLYSVKIHMKTHNKCHKSNKNLKNRCSICDASYARIFALRFHLKEQHGLDVHPTQLLAATSSSNVNTHKEMDVETAILMNAAHEASNQQMHFINADDEDDNDDDDDNEDHDNGDERIFSNQVDHEENIQNPALTHNSYLDETEAATQAILNTQEISVDNFPTEEIITDWLSK, encoded by the exons ATGGCTG AGGAAACGGTCGATTTAATAGAAGAATCTAACGATGAAATGGAAAGTTGGTTATATTATACCCAGGATAATAAAACGGAAGATAACAGTGATATAAATAGTCTTAATGATGTAGATGCAGAACAacaattaatttatatagaCTCTACGGACCTAGTATCAAATGGTAATGAACAAGCTTTTCATTATAATGATGAGGAAAATGAACTAATAAATAATGCAGTAGATGACCAAGATATACAAGATAATGGTGAAGTGAATGAAGAAGAACCACTAGATAATGTAGATGACTTATCAAAgcacaacttaattttaagagaAACTATTGATGAAAATGGTCAGCTGGTGGAGGGTTATTTTTGCCAACAGTGCAATTTAGCATTTAACACTATCGAAGATTTTTTGAGCTATCATCCCTGCATGGAACTACTAAATGAAATTCCCGAACAGcaagagcaacaacaacaagagaCAGTGCCATCAGCTACTCCAGAAGATAAATTATGGGATTTAGTAGAAAATTTAGATGAGGCAGAAGATGATGATAACGCTTTTGATGAAATTATCGAAATTAAACCAAATATAGATAGTCTAAACGAAAATGAAGTAGCCAGCAGTACTGTTGAGTTGGATAAGGAACGATATTTCTGCTACGATTGCCAACAAGTATTTACCGACTTAACTACAGCCGAAAatcatgattgtatcaatcaattGCCAAATTCTGAAGAATTGACTGAG CCAAAGTCTACTTTACTTGTAGATAATGAGGTAAATAATGTTTACAGATGCCATTTATGTGATAAAGACTATACATCTTTACGATCCTTTAACAATCATCAACGTTGGCATAAAAAATCTGAAGAATTATTGGGTCACCCCAAGACTTTGCATGATGTAGCTGTAGTCTGTGATGTTTGTAATACGGTATTTGCATCGGAAAAGAATTTAAa GTTGCACATGAAGATGCATAAAAAGCAAACCATTAAAACCATACAGGAGGCATTACCAGTTGGTGCGCAAAATGAATACAATGAATTGAATCAATTCTTTTGTGAAATTTGCAATAAAAG ttTCGATCAAAAACTTTTGGTCATCCACAAGAATATGCATCAAAATCTGGAGGAATATAATTGCGGCAaatgtaataaacaatttgaaaacttGCCAAGTTATGAAATACACATGCAGATGCATGTGGACAATATAACGAATGTTAAGAAATTTGCTACGGTTaagaaatttaatgattttataattACTGAAGATGTGCCATCTACCTCGGCCCAAGGCAGCTCTAAAGATGCTGGTGGTAAACGTAAACATGCATGTCAATATTGTGGCAAAGAGTTTTCACGTCCCTATGAGAAAGTTAAACATGAACGTGTACACACAGGCGAGAAACCCTATGAATGTGAAGTGTGTGGCAAGACTTTTAGGGTTTCCTATTCCCTGACTTTACATTTGAGAACCCACACGGATATAAGGCCTTATGTGTGTGCCACCTGTAATAAACGCTTCAAGCAGCAATCCGTTTATGTGCATCACCTAAAGACCCATGTCGTTGAGCGCGGCTATAAGTGTGATGTTTGCGGTAAAAGTTTTCGCACTTCTGTGCAACTAAGTGgccataaaaatatacacagtAAACCCTACAATTGCACCGAATGTAATCGTCCCTTTGCTTCGTTATACTCTGTAAAAATTCACATGAAAACCCACAATAAATGCcataaatccaataaaaatctcaaaaatcgCTGCAGTATATGTGATGCCTCCTATGCCCGTATATTTGCTTTACGTTTTCATCTTAAGGAACAACATGGTCTCGATGTACATCCCACACAATTGTTAGCGGCGACCAGTAGTTCGAATGTAAATACGCACAAGGAAATGGATGTTGAAACAGCCATACTAATGAATGCCGCCCATGAGGCTAGCAATCAACAAATGCATTTTATAAATGCCGATGATGAGGATGacaatgatgacgatgatgataatGAGGACCATGATAATGGGGATGAGCGGATATTTAGTAATCAAGTGGATCATGaggaaaatatacaaaatccaGCTTTGACACATAATAGTTATTTGGATGAAACTGAGGCGGCTACCCAGGCTATATTAAATACACAAGAg aTTTCTGTTGATAATTTTCCTACCGAAGAAATTATCACCGATTGGTTATCCAAATAG
- the ana2 gene encoding uncharacterized protein ana2 codes for MNMHDYNTARTNLYPLRSNTTPQLNMVSNANQNGFGGIGAQSNPMIYRRSLESCSNNMMYQQMQHLPAQSTLPPLKPVINQTPNKNLGDVLTICAGTQTDASLDSPTNLHTGTLSNLASKKDVDEVRQMLEEMKHEQQRIVKMLETLLFSPQQQQQITVKPQSKDIGVQVDCIENDKSPYVNGGIVLTQDQPDNLQQSVPKNKFLQHLKPNNNILQTPKGKPMAQSTTYRPNSPQRQRFEQDLPEMASAPIYQQVNCKPHPVMHKSASDTSLAMNELALKYLPNEKLAELLNELNMDCPLAATANGKPSLAASNVPTTPIKGNVDKFEKGPSDISNASYKYLKKYRLLPEDHVANDGNGGVEGNMENANENQMPEYNSPQYNNIRNTPIHQRQTPTNKCSPYSGRLPLSPLARASPPHLQSAVPQHNVNLENIKYQPKFL; via the exons ATGAATATGCATGATTATAATACAGCCAGGACAAATTTGTATCCTCTTAGATCAAATACTACGCCACAGTTAAATATGGTCTCGAATGCTAATCAAAATGGTTTTGGTGGCATTGGTGCACAATCAAACCCTATGATATATCGCCGCAGCTTGGAGAGTTGCAGCAACAACATGATGTATCAACAGATGCAACATTTGCCAGCTCAGTCCACGTTGCCCCCTTTAAAGCCTGTAATAAATCAAACGCCGAATAAAAATTTAGGCGATGTTTTAACTATATGTGCTGGAACACAAACAGATGCATCGTTGGATTCTCCCACAAATCTACATACCGGAACGTTGTCAAATTTAGCTTCCAAAAAAGATGTGGATGAAGTTCGACAAATGTTGGAAGAAATGAAACATGAACAACAGCGTATTGTAAAAATGCTAGAAACACTTTTGTTTAGcccacagcaacaacaacaaattacaGTGAAACCCCAATCAAAAGATATCGGTGTGCAAGTGGATTGTATAGAAAACG ACAAATCTCCCTATGTAAATGGTGGCATTGTTTTAACACAAGATCAACCTGACAACCTGCAGCAATCTGTGCCTAAAAATAAGTTTCTACAACATTTGAAGcccaataacaatattttgcaaacgcCCAAAGGTAAACCTATGGCTCAATCAACCACCTATCGACCAAATTCTCCCCAACGCCAACGTTTTGAACAAGATCTACCAGAAATGGCCTCGGCGCCAATATATCAGCAAGTAAATTGCAAACCTCACCCTGTAATGCATAAATCAGCCTCCGACACGAGCCTGGCAATGAATGAACTTGCGCTTAAATATTTGCCTAATGAAAAGTTGGCTGAATTGTTAAATGAATTAAACATGGATTGCCCATTAGCAGCAACTGCCAACGGAAAGCCTTCATTAGCAGCTTCAAATGTTCCCACAACGCCAATAAAAGGGAATGTGGATAAATTTGAGAAGGGCCCCTCTGATATATCAAATGCTTCATATAAATATCTAAAGAAATATAGGCTTTTACCAGAAGATCATGTAGCTAATGATGGAAATGGTGGGGTAGAGGGGAACATGGAAAATGCCAACGAAAACCAAATGCCAGAATATAACTCACCACAATACAATAATATACGAAACACACCTATTCATCAAAGACAAACACCTACAAACAAATGTTCACCATACTCTGGGCGTTTGCCTTTATCACCACTGGCCAGAGCATCACCACCGCATTTGCAGTCTGCTGTGCCACAACATAATGTGAATTTGGAGAATATAAAATATCAACCGAAATTCTTATAA